From Granulimonas faecalis:
CGGCGGCAGGCAGGCCGCGTGACACGTCACCCCACGGTCACGAACGGCCGTGCGGCGGCGTCACCGCCCGAGACGTCAGAAGGAGACGTACTCCCACGTCACGACGTCTCCGTCCGCGACCTCATACTCCCCGCAGCCCACCGTGGGCTGCTCGCCGTTGACGGAGTAGGTCCAGCCGGAGTTACCCTCGGCGGCCTTGCCGTCGATGGAGGTCACATAGGCGCCGTAGGAGCCGTCGCTCGACTCGAACTCCACCCCCGACGCCTTCAGGACGTCGAGGACCGTCGAGCCGTCGGGCACCTCCACGGCCTTCTCCCCGTCGCCGACCCTCTGGGTCACCGAGACGGACGCCTGCTGCTGCCCGGACGCCTGCTGCTGCCCCTCCGCGGACGCGGAGGGGGCGGCGGAGCAGGCGCCGAGGGTCGGTGCCGCAGCGATGAGCGCGGCGGCGAGCAACGCCGCGACGCGGCCGCGCAGGGGCGGCGTGCGGCGGTGGGCTGCGAGGTCCTGGGTTGTCTTGCGGTTCATGGGCGTGCCTTCCTCTCGTCGATTGCCCGTCTTTCCCGTCTGGGAGAGCGGCGCGGCGGGGAGGGACGACCCGGTCTGCCGGGACGGTACCCGGGCGAGGGCGCCGGGTCACAGGGGCAGGCGGGGCATCACAGCACCGGTAACCACGACCCACACGCCCGGGACGGTCGAACCTATCGAGGACAGGCAAGTCTCCTGACTCACGGGTGTCGGCCTTGGCCGACGGTGCGGGCCCCTTCTCGGGACCGGGCCCAATGGGTATGCGCCCGCACCTTTGCCCGAACACAGTAGTGGCGGCTGTCCCGGACTCAAACCGGGTTCCTTATTAATCTACTAAGCGGACAGCTGTTCGAACCGTGTCCTCGGGTTGCGATGATATGCAGTTGTCTTCAGCCTACCGCATCCCGCACCGGGACCCGCCCGGGGCTTTTGCCCCGGAGCCGCCGGTGCGTGGCAGCGGCCGGCGGGACCGCTAGACTTCTGGTGTCGGCGTCGAGAGAGCAAAAGGAGCCCCCATGGGATTTGCCACCCCCACCTGCCCCATCGCCAAACGGTGCGGCGGCTGCGAATGGCTGGCCGTCCCCTACCCCATCCAGCTGCGCCGCAAGCGCGAGGCCGTGGTGGGGCTCTTCTCGGACCTCCTGGACTCCGGGGCGAGCGAGGCCGCCCCGGGTGACGTGGCCATCGTGGGCATGGAGGCGCCACGAGGGTACCGGCACAAGGCGGCCACGCCCTTCTCGCCCGGCAAGGGGGGCATGATCCGCAGCGGCTTCTACGAGCGGGGCACGCACCGCATCGTGCCATGCGCCGCCTGCCTGGCCGAGGACCCGCGCTGCCGGCCCATCCTCAACGACATGGCCCGGGTGGCCGAGCGGCTCAAGATCCGCGCCTACGACGAGGACAAAGGCCGCGGCATGCTGCGTCACGCCGTGGTGCGCACCGGCTGGAGGACCGAGGAGGGGCTGCTCACCGTCGTGACCAACGGCAACACCCTGGCCCACGGCCGCGAGCTGGCCGAGGCCGTGGCCGAGGCGGCGCCGCTCAGGCTGTCGGTGGTGCAGAACATCAACCAGCGGCGGACGAACGCCATCCTGGGACCCACATCGAAACCCCTGCTGGGGCCCGGCGTCATGCACGACTCGCTGCTGGGCGTGACCTTTGAGATCGGCCCCACGAGCTTCTACCAGACCAACCCCGAGCAGACCGAGGCGCTCTACCGGCTGGCCATCGACGGCGCGCGGCTGGAGCCGGGCCAGACGCTGCTGGACGCCTACTGCGGCATCGGGACCATCGGCCTGTGCGCGGCCAAGGCCGTGGACGGCGTCTCCGTGGTGGGCGTGGAACGCGTGGAGGGGGCCGTGGCCGACGCGCGGCGCAACGCACGGGCCAACGGGCTGGGGGGCCGGGCGCGGTTCGTCTGCGCCGACGCCACGGCCTACCTGGCCGACTCCAAGCACAACCGCACCGGGTTCGACGTCGTGGTGCTCGACCCGCCCCGGGCCGGCGCCACGGAGGCGTTCCTCTCGGCGTGCGATGCCAGCGGGTGCGGGCGCATCGTGTACGTGAGCTGCAACCCGGTGACCCAACGGCGCGACCTGGACTTCCTCGTGGGGCGCGGCTGGCTGCTGGAGTCGCTGACGGTGGTGGACATGTTCCCACACACCAAGCACGCCGAGACGGTGGCGGCGCTGCGGAGGCGGTAGCCGCGGGGCCCGCACCGGACCCGCATGATGTGACATGTGACAGAGGTGCCTGGCCCATCTGTCACTTCGCTTATTTCTCTATTGATGAATGGCGCGCATCGGGGCTCCGTGGGACAAAAGTGCCCGACCATTGGGACAAAAGTGTCCGGGTGGTGGGACGGGGGTCCTGCCTGCTAGCCCCTCTGCACCATGGGGAACACCAGGTGGAACTCCGTGCCCGACTCGCCGTCGGAGAAGACGCTCGCCTCCACGCCCATCTTGCGGCAGAGGTCGCGCACGAGGAACAGGCCGATGCCCGTGGAGTTGGACCGGGCGAGGTCGCGGCCGTTGGAGCCCACGAAACCCTTGTCCCACACCCGGGGGAGATCCTGGGGCGCGATGCCCACGCCGTTGTCGGCCACGGTCAGCTCCACGCGCTCGGCCGAGCCGCCCGCCGCCAACCTACGGCCGGTGAACGAGAGACACGGGCTCTCCTCGGCCCCCATGTACTTGCAGGCATTGTCCACGAGCTGGCCCACGATGAAGCCGCACCACTTGGGGTCGCAGTAGACCGGCTGGTCGAGACCGTCGAAGGAGACGGAGACGCCGGACTCCTGGATCAGCGTGGCGCGGGCGCGTACGGCGTCGCGTACGAGCTCGCCGAGGGTGGTCTCGCGCACCACGTAGTCGCGGTCCACGGTGTAGGAGCGGGCGAAGAAGAGGGCCTGGTCCACATAGTCCTCGATGCGCTGCAGCTCCGGGGCGATGCGGCCGGACACCGGGCCCGGGTTGGCCTGGACGATGAGGGAGGCGGCGGCCACCGGGGTCTTGACCTCATGGCTCCAGCGCTCGATGAAGGCACGGTACTCGGCTGAGTCGGCCCTGACGGCGGCGGCGTCGGCGTCGGCCTGGGCGAGCAGAGCGTCCACGGCGTCATCCACGAGGGCGGCGCGGCCGGAGCGCAGGCTCGGGAGGTCGCAGGCCAGGTCGAGCGCGTTGGGGGTGTCGCCTGGGTGGGCGCGGCCGATGAGGCTCACGCGCCTCCAGAAGCCCGCCGACGGCAGGTACTCCATGGCCAGGCGCCCCGCCTCCACGGCGGCGAGCGTCACCAGCACAAGGTAGACCATGTCGCGCGGCGTCCCCACCAGGCGGAGGAGCCCCGCGACCACGAAGAGGGCCACCCCGTAAAGGGCGAGGCCCGGCAGCTTGGACCTCAGGAACCGGAGGAACTCCATGGTCACACCGAGTAGCCCTGGCCGCGGTGGGTGACCAGGTAGTCGCGCACGCCGATACGGGCCAGCGTCTGGCGCAGCCGGTTGATGTTGACGGTCAGGGTGTTGTCGTCCACGTAGGCGTCGGTGTCCCAGAGCTCGCACATGAGAGCCGTGCGGGACACCACGGACCCGGCGTTGCGCATGAGGTAGGCGAGGAGTCGCAGCTCGTTGCGGGTGAGCTCCACGGTCTGGCCGTTGGCCGCGGCGGAGGAGGCCTCGACGTCGAGGGAGAGCCCGTTGTGCTCCACCACCGGACGCGACCGGGAGCCCTGGACGCGGCGGAGCAGGGCCTCGATGCGGGCGGCGAGCACGTGGGCGGAGTAGGGCTTGGCCACGAAGTCGTCGGCCCCCATGGTCATGGACAGCACCTCGTCCACCTCGGAGCTGCGGCTCGTCACCACGATGATGGGGACGTCGGAGCGGGAGCGGATCTCCCGGCAGACCACCGTGCCGTCCACGCCGGGCAGGCCGAGGTCGAGGAGCACGAGGTCGCAGGCGGCGTCGAGCACGGTCTGCGACGTGCGGGAGAAGTCCGTGACGGGCACCGGCTCGTAGCCGCGCTGGGAGAGGATCTGGGCCAGGGCGTCGCGGATGGCGGCGTCGTCCTCGACCAGTGCGATGCGCGTCATGGGTCCTCCTTCTGCCTGCGGTAGGTACGGGTGCGGGCGGACGCGGCGGGCGCCCGGGTCAGATACCGCGGCCCTGCTTGGCGGTCGTGGCCTCCCGAAGCCTCCCGAGCTGGGCCGCGAACGTCTCGGCCGCGGGGCCGCCGTTGTCGGAGGCGGGCACCACGCCGTGCTCGTCGGAGACGAGGAACACCTCGTCGAAGGGCTCCCCCGCGGCGACCCTCTGAGCCAGTGTCCCATCAAAGGTCACCGGGCGCCCTAACGTTTCCGTAAGGTCCATGAGCAGGGTGCCGGCGCCGCCGCAGGTGAAGGTGTCGCCGAAGCCCGCCAGCAGGGCGCCGTCCGCGACGGCCCAGAGCGTTTCGGGCGCCACCGACGTGCGCGCGCCCTCCTCGGCCGACGCGGCGGCACGGGCGGCGAGGGCAGCGGCCGAGGTGTCGGCCAGGGGCTCGTAGGGACCCACGGCCATGGCCCCGTGGCCCGCGGCGTCCACGGCGAGCATGAGGACGCCGTCGGGGTCGTCGGCGGCGCCGGAGTCCAGGGTCTGCTCCAGGTGCTGGCGCACCCAGGCGAGGAACTCCGGCGTGGGGGCCCAGCCGTCGGTGACGCGCTCGCCGAGGGCGCGGATGTGGCGGCCGGCCATGGGGATGCGGCGGTCCGAGAGGCGCCAGCGGCACACGAGCACGGGCTCGCCCAGGGTGAACTCGTCGAGGGCGGCGAGGTCTGCGTCGGTGTAGTCGCGGTCTGGGTCGAGCATGGGGCCTCCTGGGACGGTCGTATGAGGCCGGCGGGCGCGCCGGCACCCTCCATGGTAGCGCCACCGCCACACCACCCCCCTGTCCCACCACCCGGACACTTTTGTCCCAATGGTCGGGCACTTTTGTCCCACATCACGGTTGAGCCGCCGTCACGTCGGTCGGGCCCTCCAGGCGCCACACGGTGTCCCTGGTGCGCATCTTCCATCAATATAGCAATATACTAAGTGACAGATGGGCCAGGCACCTCTGTCACGCCAGGCACCTCTGTCACGAAAGCGGCGGCAAAAATGCCCGGTCAACTGGACAGGGGGCCGAGAGGCATCCCGCCCCTCGACCCCCTGTCGGCCCGACGGCCCTCGGCCCTAGTGGCGGAAGTGCCTCCTGCCCGTGAAGACCATCGCGATGCCGAGCTCGTTGCAGGCGGCGATGACCTCCTCGTCGCGCACGGAGCCGCCGGGCTGGATGATGGCGGTCACGCCGCGGGCCGCGAGCTCGTCGACGTCGTCGCGGAACGGGAAGAACGCGTCGCTCGCGGCGGCGAGGTTCTCCGGCGCCAGCCCCATGCGCTCACACGCCCTGTGGGCGCGGTCGCAGGCGATGATGGCGGAGTCCACGCGGTTGGGCTGGCCCGGCCCCATGCCGATGCCGGCGTCGTCCTTGGCCACGAGGATGGCGTTGGACTTCACGGTCTTGACCACCTTCCAGCCGAACTCCAGGTCGTGGAGCTCCTGCTCGGTGGGCTGCCGCTCGGTGACCACACGGTAGTCGTCGGGCGTCTCGGTCACGCGGTCGACCTCCTGCACGAGCAGGCCGCCGTCCACCGTGCGCATCTCCAGCGCCGCCGGGGCGTCCACACCGCCGGTGGCCAGCACGCGCAGGTTCTTGCGACGCGCCAGGCGCTCCAGGGCCTCGTCGGTGAACGACGGGGCGATGAGCACCTCCACGAACTGCTTGTTGACGTCGGCGAAGTGCTCCACGAGCGAGAGGGGCACCTCGCGGTTGCAGGCGATGATGCCGCCGAAGGCGCTCACGGGGTCGCAGGCGTAGGCCTTGTCGTAGGCGGCGGTGACATCCTCGGCCACGGCGGAGCCGCAGGGGTTCTGATGTTTGAGGATGATGCACGCGGGCTCGTCGAACTCGCGGACGGCCGCCCACGCAGCGTCGGTGTCGAGGAGGTTGTTGTAGGAGAGCGGCTTGCCGTTGAGTTGCACGGCGTTGGCCAGCGAGTGGGCCGGGGCGTCGTCCTCGCGGTAGAACGCGGCCGCCTGGTGCGGGTTCTCGCCGTAGCGGAGGTCCTCCTGCTTGGTGAGGCCCACGGTGAGGCGCTCGGGGAACGCCGTGGCCTCGGCGCCCTCGTCCTCGGCGAGGCGGCCGGCGAGCCACGTGGAGATGGCTGTGTCATAGGCCGCGGTGGTGGTATAGGCCTTCACCTGGAGGCGGCGGCGCAGCTCGAGGGAGGTGGCGCCGCCATGGGCGGCCATGTCGTCGAGGATGTCGGGGTAGTCGGCCGGGTCGCACACCACGGTGACGCTGTCGGAGTTCTTGGCGGCGGAGCGGAGCATGGACGGGCCGCCGATGTCGATGTGCTCCACGGCGTCCGCGAACGTGACATCGGGCGAGGCGACGGTCTTCTCGAACTCGTAGAGGTTGACGCACACGAGGTCGATCATCGGGATGCCGTGCTCCTCGGCCTCGGCCATGTGGCCGGCATCGTCGCGGCGGGCGAGGAGGCCTCCGTGGACCTTGGGGTGCAGCGTCTTCACGCGGCCGCCCATCATCTCCGGAAAGCCGGTATAGTCGCCGATCTCGACCACGTCCACGCCGCCGGCCGTCAGGGCCTTGGCCGTGCCGCCGGTGGAGACGATCTCGACGCCGTAGGTGTCCTGGAGCTGTCGGCAGAACTCCACCACGCCGGTCTTGTCGGTTACCGAGACCAGCGCGCGATTGACGGGCCTGTCTGTCATTGGGCCTCCCCTTCTCTCCCTGGTTTTGCCGCTGCCTGCGGCACGGCGGGCCTCTCGCTCCCGCGGTTCCCATCGTAGCCGAACGAGGGGAGCGCCTCAGGGCCGAGGCGGGGCGCGGCGCCGGGGCGGTGCCGGGGCGGGGCGGTGCCGCCTCGACCCGCCGGCCGCCAGCTGCCAGCTGCCTCTTGCCACCCGGTACCCGTCACCCGCCACCCGTCACGGCACCTGAACGCGGTTGAGGGCGACCCTCTCGGTACCTGAACGCGCCTGCGGGCGGTTTTCGCGCGCCTGAACGCGGCTGGGGGCGGATTCCGGCGCCGTCACGCCTTTGGAGTCGCCCTCAACCATGTCAGGTGGAGAAAGAAAGGAAGGAAGGCGGAAGGATGGAAGAGGTGGGGGCGGCGGTCCGGCAACCGCTCGTCACCTGGCCGCCGTCACCCGACGCCCCCATCGCCCGCCCCCCTCACCCGGCGCCCTCCGCGGCGAGGCCGGCGGCGTTCCAGCCGAAAAGCGCACGCCTGAGCCGCACCCGGTTGCGCCACACGCCAGGGCGCGGCTCCTCCGGGTCCATACCGAGATGCCCACGGACCACGTCCATGAACGCGTCGCAGGCAGCGGGGTCCATGAGCTGGCCGCGGGTAAGGGACAGGCAGACGATGCCGCGCGCCGCGTACAGCGTGCGCTTGCGGGCGTCGCGGTCCGCGGCGCGGGAGTCCCCGTGGACGGCGTCGCTGTCGTACTCCACCACCAGGCCCGCCTCCTCCCAGTAGAAGTCCGGGACCACGGTGCCCGCGCCGACGATCCGGGCCTCCTCCGGCGTGAGGCCCATGGGACGGTTGACCTCCGGCGTCGGGATACCGTGGCCGCCGCGCCGACGTGGGAGCGTCATAAGGCAGGCGACACGACCCTCCATGGGCGAGGCCGTGCGGTCGCACACGCCCTGGAGCATGCGGTCGACGTGCTTGGGAAAGCAGCCGCCGCGTAGCAGGACGGCGGCGTCCATGAGGTCGGCGACGGCGGAGAGCGGCTCCCGCCCGTCGAGGCCGAACGGTGCGTCGTCGCAGG
This genomic window contains:
- a CDS encoding sensor histidine kinase, with translation MEFLRFLRSKLPGLALYGVALFVVAGLLRLVGTPRDMVYLVLVTLAAVEAGRLAMEYLPSAGFWRRVSLIGRAHPGDTPNALDLACDLPSLRSGRAALVDDAVDALLAQADADAAAVRADSAEYRAFIERWSHEVKTPVAAASLIVQANPGPVSGRIAPELQRIEDYVDQALFFARSYTVDRDYVVRETTLGELVRDAVRARATLIQESGVSVSFDGLDQPVYCDPKWCGFIVGQLVDNACKYMGAEESPCLSFTGRRLAAGGSAERVELTVADNGVGIAPQDLPRVWDKGFVGSNGRDLARSNSTGIGLFLVRDLCRKMGVEASVFSDGESGTEFHLVFPMVQRG
- a CDS encoding DUF4430 domain-containing protein produces the protein MNRKTTQDLAAHRRTPPLRGRVAALLAAALIAAAPTLGACSAAPSASAEGQQQASGQQQASVSVTQRVGDGEKAVEVPDGSTVLDVLKASGVEFESSDGSYGAYVTSIDGKAAEGNSGWTYSVNGEQPTVGCGEYEVADGDVVTWEYVSF
- a CDS encoding response regulator transcription factor; this encodes MTRIALVEDDAAIRDALAQILSQRGYEPVPVTDFSRTSQTVLDAACDLVLLDLGLPGVDGTVVCREIRSRSDVPIIVVTSRSSEVDEVLSMTMGADDFVAKPYSAHVLAARIEALLRRVQGSRSRPVVEHNGLSLDVEASSAAANGQTVELTRNELRLLAYLMRNAGSVVSRTALMCELWDTDAYVDDNTLTVNINRLRQTLARIGVRDYLVTHRGQGYSV
- the rlmD gene encoding 23S rRNA (uracil(1939)-C(5))-methyltransferase RlmD → MGFATPTCPIAKRCGGCEWLAVPYPIQLRRKREAVVGLFSDLLDSGASEAAPGDVAIVGMEAPRGYRHKAATPFSPGKGGMIRSGFYERGTHRIVPCAACLAEDPRCRPILNDMARVAERLKIRAYDEDKGRGMLRHAVVRTGWRTEEGLLTVVTNGNTLAHGRELAEAVAEAAPLRLSVVQNINQRRTNAILGPTSKPLLGPGVMHDSLLGVTFEIGPTSFYQTNPEQTEALYRLAIDGARLEPGQTLLDAYCGIGTIGLCAAKAVDGVSVVGVERVEGAVADARRNARANGLGGRARFVCADATAYLADSKHNRTGFDVVVLDPPRAGATEAFLSACDASGCGRIVYVSCNPVTQRRDLDFLVGRGWLLESLTVVDMFPHTKHAETVAALRRR
- the purH gene encoding bifunctional phosphoribosylaminoimidazolecarboxamide formyltransferase/IMP cyclohydrolase; the encoded protein is MTDRPVNRALVSVTDKTGVVEFCRQLQDTYGVEIVSTGGTAKALTAGGVDVVEIGDYTGFPEMMGGRVKTLHPKVHGGLLARRDDAGHMAEAEEHGIPMIDLVCVNLYEFEKTVASPDVTFADAVEHIDIGGPSMLRSAAKNSDSVTVVCDPADYPDILDDMAAHGGATSLELRRRLQVKAYTTTAAYDTAISTWLAGRLAEDEGAEATAFPERLTVGLTKQEDLRYGENPHQAAAFYREDDAPAHSLANAVQLNGKPLSYNNLLDTDAAWAAVREFDEPACIILKHQNPCGSAVAEDVTAAYDKAYACDPVSAFGGIIACNREVPLSLVEHFADVNKQFVEVLIAPSFTDEALERLARRKNLRVLATGGVDAPAALEMRTVDGGLLVQEVDRVTETPDDYRVVTERQPTEQELHDLEFGWKVVKTVKSNAILVAKDDAGIGMGPGQPNRVDSAIIACDRAHRACERMGLAPENLAAASDAFFPFRDDVDELAARGVTAIIQPGGSVRDEEVIAACNELGIAMVFTGRRHFRH